A window of Bacteroidota bacterium contains these coding sequences:
- a CDS encoding GDP-L-fucose synthase — translation MDKQDKIYVAGHRGMAGSAIARKLKEQGFENIIGKSSSELDLRNQQAVNSFFETEKPDYVFLAAARAGGIMANNTYRANFIYDNLMIESNIINASYVNQVKKLLFLGSSCIYPKMAPQPMKEDALLTGLLEKTNEPYAVAKIAGIKLCEAYRDQYGCNFIAAMPTNLYGQGDNYHLQKSHVIPALLRKFHEAKLENRSSVEIWGTGTPLREFMYVDDLAGACVFLMQNYNERLFINVGTGEEVSIKDLAMLVKEVTGFTGELKFDTSKPDGTPRKLMDSTKLHDLGWKSSITLKEGLKKAYDFFKESNK, via the coding sequence ATGGATAAGCAGGATAAAATTTATGTGGCAGGTCACCGGGGCATGGCAGGTTCAGCAATTGCAAGAAAATTAAAGGAGCAGGGCTTTGAGAATATTATTGGTAAAAGTTCTTCTGAGCTTGACTTAAGAAATCAACAAGCAGTAAATTCTTTTTTTGAAACGGAGAAACCGGATTATGTTTTTTTAGCTGCTGCCAGAGCCGGCGGCATTATGGCCAATAATACTTACAGGGCCAATTTCATTTATGATAACCTGATGATCGAGTCGAATATTATTAATGCTTCTTATGTAAACCAGGTTAAAAAATTATTGTTCCTTGGCAGTTCCTGTATTTATCCCAAAATGGCTCCGCAGCCAATGAAAGAAGATGCATTGCTAACAGGTTTACTTGAAAAAACAAATGAGCCTTATGCAGTGGCAAAAATTGCCGGAATAAAATTATGCGAGGCGTATCGTGATCAGTATGGTTGCAACTTTATCGCAGCTATGCCAACCAATCTTTATGGGCAAGGCGATAATTATCATTTACAAAAATCTCATGTGATACCTGCATTGCTAAGAAAATTTCATGAGGCAAAGCTTGAGAATAGATCGTCAGTAGAAATTTGGGGCACGGGAACTCCGCTTAGAGAGTTTATGTATGTAGATGATCTGGCTGGTGCCTGTGTCTTCCTCATGCAGAATTATAACGAAAGACTTTTTATAAATGTGGGAACAGGAGAGGAGGTTTCAATAAAAGATCTGGCAATGCTGGTAAAAGAAGTAACGGGTTTTACCGGTGAATTAAAATTCGATACTTCAAAACCTGACGGCACACCACGAAAATTGATGGACAGTACAAAATTGCATGATCTCGGTTGGAAAAGCAGTATCACACTGAAAGAAGGATTAAAGAAGGCTTACGACTTTTTTAAAGAATCAAATAAGTAG
- a CDS encoding NAD-dependent epimerase/dehydratase family protein: MKAIIWGADGQDGFYLDALLKQQGYEVIPVTKEDAGTISISDYSHVSRLIKQSKPDFIFHLAANSTTQHYAWQENHEIISTGTLNILESVKEYSPSTKIFLSGSGLQFKNTGQPVSETDPFDASSIYSVSRIHTVYAARYYRQLGIKSYVGYFFNHDSPLRSERHINKKIIEAAKRIAGGSKEKLEIGDWAVKKEFGYAGDIVKGIWALVQQDKAVEAMIGTGKAHAIEEWLEICFSLQGLNWRDHVVQNKGFIPEYEILVSNPTLINSIGWKHETDIKTLAKMMS, encoded by the coding sequence ATGAAAGCAATTATCTGGGGTGCTGATGGCCAGGATGGATTTTATCTTGATGCTTTGCTGAAGCAACAGGGCTATGAAGTTATTCCTGTTACTAAAGAAGATGCCGGCACTATCAGTATTTCAGATTACTCACATGTAAGCAGACTTATAAAACAGTCAAAACCGGATTTTATCTTTCATCTCGCTGCTAATTCCACTACACAGCATTATGCCTGGCAAGAGAATCATGAGATCATTAGTACGGGAACCTTAAATATTCTTGAGTCAGTAAAAGAGTACAGCCCTTCAACGAAAATATTTCTATCTGGCAGCGGCTTGCAGTTTAAAAATACCGGGCAACCTGTTTCTGAAACTGATCCTTTTGATGCATCCAGTATCTATTCGGTAAGCCGTATACATACTGTTTATGCAGCCAGGTATTATCGTCAGTTGGGTATTAAATCTTATGTCGGTTATTTCTTTAATCATGACAGTCCTTTGAGAAGTGAAAGACATATCAATAAAAAAATAATTGAGGCTGCTAAAAGAATTGCGGGAGGCAGCAAAGAGAAATTAGAGATAGGAGATTGGGCAGTGAAAAAGGAATTTGGCTATGCAGGAGATATTGTAAAAGGTATCTGGGCATTGGTACAACAAGATAAAGCGGTAGAAGCTATGATTGGCACGGGTAAGGCACATGCTATTGAAGAGTGGTTGGAAATTTGTTTTTCACTGCAGGGTTTAAATTGGCGGGATCATGTGGTGCAGAATAAAGGTTTTATTCCTGAGTACGAAATTTTAGTTTCCAACCCGACATTGATCAATTCAATTGGCTGGAAACATGAAACAGATATTAAGACACTGGCAAAAATGATGAGCTGA
- a CDS encoding NUDIX domain-containing protein, whose protein sequence is MSITVRVYGILINEQKQVLVSDEYIRGGFFTKFPGGGLDLGEGTRDCLKREFKEEINLLVEVGDHIYTTDYYQPSAFREGQQILSIYYYAKALEPISVPLRDKPFDFDENQLAIYERENEIETFRFIDWKDFNEDVVTLPIDKIVVRMLKGTRSI, encoded by the coding sequence ATGAGCATTACAGTCAGGGTGTATGGCATTTTAATTAATGAACAAAAGCAAGTGCTGGTTAGTGATGAATATATACGTGGCGGTTTTTTTACTAAATTTCCCGGCGGTGGATTGGATTTAGGTGAAGGCACAAGAGATTGTCTGAAACGTGAATTTAAAGAAGAAATTAATTTACTTGTTGAAGTTGGCGACCATATTTATACTACCGATTATTACCAGCCCAGTGCTTTCCGTGAAGGACAGCAGATACTTTCTATTTATTATTATGCAAAGGCATTAGAGCCGATCTCCGTTCCTCTTCGTGATAAGCCATTTGATTTCGATGAAAACCAATTAGCGATTTACGAACGGGAAAATGAAATTGAAACCTTTCGTTTCATTGATTGGAAAGATTTCAATGAAGATGTAGTGACATTACCGATTGATAAGATCGTAGTCAGAATGCTGAAGGGAACAAGAAGTATTTAG
- a CDS encoding glycosyltransferase: protein MPEGLSVITICFNNLADLVKTCQSVDAQSQSPGEHLIIDGSSNEEILNWLESNPQPAFRRWIHERDKGIADAFNKGVLNSKFSLTQLLNSGDTYFDQDAIKIVSQYFSNDPGLMWCHSQYVQHRGNIDVVSGVPFDKDQLWKGMRAVAHPSMFIKKEVYERHGYYDTSKKIAMDYDMLVRMRDEKSVYIEKPLVYFAPGGASNVQPSKGLMEVKESHQKYIGSSFKQSLWQLRQKALHYFMQTSIGKKWFQWKNQKNKPTS from the coding sequence ATGCCAGAAGGATTATCCGTCATAACAATCTGTTTTAACAATCTTGCTGATCTGGTCAAAACCTGTCAGTCGGTAGATGCACAATCACAATCTCCCGGTGAGCATTTGATCATTGACGGCTCTTCCAATGAAGAAATACTAAACTGGCTTGAATCGAACCCGCAGCCTGCTTTTAGAAGATGGATCCATGAACGGGATAAAGGAATTGCAGATGCATTTAATAAAGGAGTTCTGAATTCAAAATTCAGTCTTACCCAGCTATTAAATTCAGGTGATACCTATTTTGATCAGGATGCAATTAAAATCGTCAGTCAATATTTCTCCAATGATCCCGGCCTAATGTGGTGTCACTCACAATATGTTCAACACCGTGGAAATATAGATGTAGTAAGCGGCGTTCCGTTTGATAAAGATCAGTTGTGGAAAGGCATGCGTGCAGTTGCACACCCAAGTATGTTCATAAAAAAAGAAGTATATGAAAGACATGGTTATTACGATACTTCAAAAAAGATCGCCATGGATTATGATATGCTGGTTAGAATGCGGGATGAAAAATCAGTGTATATCGAAAAGCCCCTTGTTTATTTTGCACCCGGGGGCGCCAGCAATGTGCAGCCTTCAAAAGGATTAATGGAAGTGAAAGAAAGTCATCAAAAATATATTGGCAGCAGTTTTAAACAATCACTCTGGCAGCTAAGACAAAAAGCCTTGCATTATTTTATGCAAACAAGTATAGGAAAGAAATGGTTCCAATGGAAGAACCAGAAAAACAAACCTACTTCTTAA
- a CDS encoding VUT family protein, which produces MIHTIIKDKPTRLFIILAGIFITNALIAEFIGVKIFSLETTLGWNPADLKLFGGSYSFNLTCGVLLWPVVFIMTDIINEYYGKKGVRFLSWMTVCLIAFGFLIVFGAIHTSSNAWWVTSKQETGIENMSKAFNGIYGQGLGIIIASMTAFLIGQVVDVVVFHRIKKATGEKKIWLRATGSTLVSQLVDSFVVLMIAFYFYPKLVSGQGKPWPIDQLLAICIVNYIYKFIVAILLTPVIYLIHGWIERYLGHEKAAEMKAAAMA; this is translated from the coding sequence ATGATCCATACTATTATAAAGGATAAACCAACCCGGTTGTTTATCATTCTTGCCGGTATTTTTATTACTAATGCATTAATTGCCGAGTTTATTGGCGTGAAAATTTTTTCATTGGAAACAACTCTCGGTTGGAATCCAGCCGATCTGAAATTGTTTGGTGGTTCCTATTCATTCAATCTTACCTGTGGTGTTTTATTATGGCCGGTTGTTTTTATTATGACTGATATAATCAACGAGTATTATGGTAAAAAAGGAGTAAGGTTTCTTAGCTGGATGACAGTTTGTTTGATAGCCTTTGGTTTTTTGATCGTATTTGGCGCCATACACACTTCATCCAATGCATGGTGGGTAACGAGTAAGCAGGAAACAGGAATAGAAAACATGAGTAAGGCGTTCAATGGTATTTACGGGCAAGGACTTGGAATCATCATTGCATCAATGACAGCATTCCTGATCGGGCAGGTAGTGGATGTCGTGGTCTTCCATCGCATAAAAAAAGCGACTGGCGAAAAAAAGATATGGCTACGTGCAACTGGTTCAACTCTCGTATCACAATTAGTTGACAGCTTCGTTGTGTTGATGATCGCATTTTATTTTTATCCTAAACTTGTTTCAGGACAAGGAAAGCCCTGGCCAATCGATCAATTGCTTGCTATTTGTATTGTTAACTACATCTATAAATTCATAGTTGCAATCCTGCTTACACCTGTGATCTATCTTATTCATGGTTGGATAGAAAGATATCTTGGTCACGAAAAAGCAGCGGAGATGAAGGCTGCGGCTATGGCGTAA
- the gmd gene encoding GDP-mannose 4,6-dehydratase, with protein MKVALITGITGQDGSYLAEFLLEKGYKVHGIKRRTSLINTQRIDHLYKDQHESDVNMVLHYGDLTDSTNIIRIIQQVQPDEIYNLGAMSHVQVSFEEPEYVANVDGIGTLRLLEAIRILGLEKKTRIYQASTSELYGKVRETPQTENTPFYPRSPYGVAKMYAYWITVNYREAYGMYACNGILFNHESPVRGETFVTRKITRGVAEIVLGLKKKIWLGNLHAKRDWGHAKDYIEAMWLMLQQDKPEDYVIATGQTTSVRDFVSKAFANAGVHVRFEGEGENEVGIVDKVALPDARPDDPVGRVKVKVGDVVVEVDKKYFRPTEVDLLLGDPEKANKKLGWLPKYTLDEMIKEMVQSDIELFRRKVHLTESGFNTNNQYE; from the coding sequence ATGAAAGTTGCATTGATTACAGGTATCACAGGCCAGGACGGATCTTATCTCGCTGAGTTCTTACTGGAGAAAGGCTATAAGGTTCATGGAATAAAACGAAGAACCTCACTCATAAACACGCAGCGTATCGATCATTTATATAAAGACCAGCATGAAAGTGATGTGAATATGGTGCTGCATTACGGTGACCTTACTGACTCTACCAATATTATCCGTATCATTCAGCAGGTACAACCCGATGAAATTTATAATCTCGGGGCTATGAGCCATGTGCAGGTAAGTTTTGAAGAGCCGGAGTATGTGGCGAATGTTGATGGTATTGGTACATTACGATTGCTTGAAGCGATCCGCATATTAGGGTTGGAAAAGAAAACAAGAATTTACCAGGCATCGACTTCAGAGCTATATGGTAAAGTGAGGGAGACGCCACAAACAGAAAATACTCCTTTCTATCCACGTTCGCCATATGGTGTTGCAAAAATGTATGCTTACTGGATCACGGTAAATTATCGTGAGGCTTATGGCATGTATGCATGCAATGGAATTTTATTTAACCATGAAAGCCCTGTAAGAGGTGAAACTTTTGTAACAAGAAAAATAACAAGAGGTGTTGCTGAGATCGTTTTAGGATTAAAGAAAAAAATCTGGCTGGGCAACCTGCATGCAAAACGTGACTGGGGTCATGCAAAAGATTATATCGAAGCAATGTGGCTGATGCTGCAACAGGATAAACCGGAAGATTATGTAATTGCAACCGGGCAAACTACCTCAGTAAGGGATTTTGTTTCGAAAGCCTTTGCAAATGCAGGTGTACATGTTCGTTTTGAAGGAGAAGGTGAAAATGAAGTAGGCATCGTTGACAAAGTCGCATTGCCCGATGCCCGCCCGGATGACCCGGTCGGACGGGTAAAAGTAAAAGTTGGTGATGTAGTGGTAGAAGTAGATAAAAAATATTTCAGACCTACGGAGGTTGATTTACTTCTTGGTGATCCTGAGAAGGCAAACAAAAAACTGGGTTGGTTGCCAAAATATACGCTGGATGAAATGATAAAGGAAATGGTGCAATCAGATATTGAATTGTTCCGCCGCAAGGTTCATCTTACTGAATCTGGGTTTAACACCAATAATCAATACGAATAA
- a CDS encoding class I SAM-dependent methyltransferase codes for MHIKTRLTCRVCGSSSLKKVVDLGPQFLQGSFIKPGKEMPSNRRIPCVLVRCNPEQDENACGLLQMQHSVPPEILYAAYWYRSGTNNTMRNHLKGITESVMQLVSKKDAAVLDIGCNDGTLLGYYPESYKKYGCDPSDVAKEVKHAEVVQDIFPSEQLNKLMKGKKADVVTSIAMFYDLESPVDFVKSVKDILADNGAWIFEMSYMPKMLELDSYDTICHEHLEYYSLAVLDKICALAGMKIFKIAFNDINGGSIRCYATHASNDSYNNSADNKLISEVRQQEFDLELDTDKPYSTFNQRIEKLKSELYGLLVSLKKEGKKIHIYGASTKGNTILQWCGIDNTIIDYAAERNPDKYGAMTLGTNIPIISEEESRAMNPDYYLVLPWHFKEEFLQREKAILERGTGLIFPLPKIEIYKK; via the coding sequence ATGCATATAAAGACTCGATTAACATGCAGAGTTTGTGGTTCTTCTTCGCTGAAAAAAGTTGTTGACCTTGGCCCGCAGTTTTTACAGGGTTCATTTATAAAACCGGGAAAGGAAATGCCTTCCAACAGGCGTATTCCTTGTGTACTGGTGAGATGCAATCCCGAGCAGGATGAAAATGCATGCGGGCTTTTGCAGATGCAGCATTCTGTTCCTCCTGAAATCTTATATGCTGCTTATTGGTACAGGTCGGGTACAAATAACACGATGCGCAACCATCTGAAAGGAATTACTGAATCGGTAATGCAACTGGTAAGCAAAAAAGATGCGGCTGTATTAGATATTGGTTGTAATGATGGAACGTTGTTAGGTTATTATCCAGAGTCATATAAAAAATATGGTTGCGATCCAAGTGATGTAGCCAAGGAAGTAAAACATGCAGAAGTTGTGCAGGATATATTTCCATCGGAACAGCTAAATAAATTGATGAAGGGTAAGAAAGCAGATGTGGTTACATCCATTGCTATGTTTTATGACCTGGAAAGCCCGGTGGATTTTGTAAAATCGGTTAAAGATATTTTGGCTGATAATGGAGCCTGGATATTTGAGATGAGTTACATGCCTAAGATGCTGGAGTTGGATTCCTATGATACCATTTGTCATGAGCACCTGGAATATTATAGTCTTGCAGTGTTGGATAAAATTTGTGCATTGGCAGGAATGAAGATATTTAAAATCGCATTTAATGATATCAACGGAGGAAGTATTCGTTGTTATGCTACTCATGCAAGCAATGATAGCTATAACAATTCGGCAGATAATAAACTGATAAGTGAAGTAAGGCAGCAGGAGTTTGACCTGGAACTGGATACAGATAAACCCTATAGCACATTCAATCAACGAATCGAAAAACTGAAAAGTGAATTATATGGCTTATTGGTTTCTTTAAAAAAAGAAGGAAAGAAGATCCATATCTACGGGGCATCTACAAAGGGCAATACGATCCTGCAATGGTGCGGTATTGATAATACGATAATTGATTATGCAGCGGAACGTAACCCGGATAAATATGGGGCGATGACACTCGGTACGAATATCCCGATCATAAGCGAAGAAGAAAGCAGGGCTATGAACCCGGATTATTATCTTGTTTTACCCTGGCATTTTAAAGAAGAATTTTTACAACGGGAAAAAGCTATTCTTGAAAGAGGCACCGGGCTGATATTTCCCTTACCTAAAATTGAGATTTACAAGAAATGA
- a CDS encoding glycosyltransferase family 2 protein, whose protein sequence is MKYSIILPVFNGGEYLKLCVKSILGQSFSDFNLLVLDSGSSDGSIEWIEGLNDDRIKIYPTEKRLTIEENWTRIRSIPRNEFMTIIGHDDLFDKNYLQMMDELINRYPDASLYQSHFRFIDAAGSIMRKCKAMNEKISPAELLKHFLNSSIDTMGTGFIMRSNDFDEVGGMPNYPKLLFADMELWQRLTDKNYLAVEQAELFSYRRHSGATTASTDISVIIQALEKFIDYLSRLSSTDQKYAELIRNEGNTLLKQYCQGLSHKLLRTPVTQRNNLTVARVIDEFRKLGKKLNTKHAFEPLDHFKIKLGKIIDSSAFLQSAYLSFRSLLKK, encoded by the coding sequence ATGAAATACTCCATCATACTTCCTGTTTTTAATGGAGGAGAATACTTGAAACTTTGCGTGAAAAGTATTCTCGGGCAGTCATTCAGCGATTTTAACCTGCTGGTACTTGACAGCGGCAGCAGCGATGGGAGTATTGAATGGATTGAAGGTTTAAATGATGACAGGATCAAGATCTATCCCACAGAAAAAAGATTGACGATTGAAGAGAACTGGACAAGGATAAGATCAATTCCACGTAATGAATTTATGACCATCATCGGCCATGATGATTTGTTTGACAAGAATTACCTGCAAATGATGGATGAATTGATTAACCGTTATCCTGATGCAAGTCTTTATCAATCTCATTTCAGATTTATTGATGCTGCAGGATCAATAATGCGGAAATGCAAGGCAATGAATGAAAAAATTTCTCCGGCTGAACTGCTAAAGCATTTTCTGAATAGCAGCATTGATACAATGGGCACTGGCTTTATAATGCGCAGCAATGATTTTGATGAGGTTGGTGGAATGCCTAACTATCCTAAGCTGTTATTTGCAGACATGGAATTATGGCAGCGTTTGACAGATAAAAATTATTTAGCTGTAGAGCAGGCAGAACTCTTTTCTTATCGCCGGCATAGTGGAGCAACGACAGCTTCTACAGATATTTCAGTGATCATTCAGGCGCTGGAAAAGTTTATTGATTATTTAAGCCGGTTATCCAGTACCGATCAGAAATATGCAGAGCTGATCAGGAATGAGGGCAATACTCTTTTAAAACAATACTGCCAGGGACTTTCGCATAAGTTATTACGTACACCTGTTACTCAGAGAAATAACCTTACTGTCGCCCGTGTGATTGATGAATTCAGAAAATTAGGAAAGAAGCTAAATACAAAACATGCTTTTGAACCACTGGACCATTTTAAAATCAAGCTAGGGAAAATAATAGATAGCAGTGCTTTTCTGCAGAGTGCTTATCTGTCGTTTCGCAGTTTACTTAAGAAGTAG
- a CDS encoding glycosyltransferase family 4 protein, whose amino-acid sequence MRKKILIITLNDYIIYQPTILNLYDKLSDKADVKIISFRPQFATKKKDEKRNIEYLETNYWLTQFYTKTDFIVSKVSRLVKLFNPKFAYHHLFYNKYLPSILKHKLSKEKDTYDEVIAVDLQVLYLAQQYFGAVHFLSLEVDNNTNEYYKKIDHSKIKSVFVQSEIRYAYMFPGKDIRRFIVQNAPDYKELDLAGLERKDFIWAGAIDRRLAVLECLEFFNQHPDFKLVLKGGGDYKTKRIIDEKYGHLLSSQRVVIDQSYLDAGEFVKFLSSFRIGFCFYDWDLIKASFNYQTAPSGKMFMYLAAGTPVIACKIPGFDFVEKFGCGVLIHNYEPATIANAVKLIEADHKKYSDACIEAAKYFSFDKSVNPYLEFLLTQSQ is encoded by the coding sequence ATGAGAAAAAAAATCCTGATAATTACTCTGAATGATTATATCATTTATCAGCCAACGATTCTGAATCTTTACGATAAACTCAGCGACAAAGCGGATGTAAAGATCATTTCCTTCCGCCCACAATTTGCTACAAAAAAGAAAGATGAAAAAAGAAATATTGAGTATCTCGAAACGAATTACTGGCTGACGCAATTTTATACAAAAACAGATTTCATCGTATCAAAGGTTTCACGGCTTGTTAAACTGTTCAATCCAAAGTTTGCCTATCATCACCTTTTTTATAATAAATACCTGCCTTCAATCCTTAAACATAAACTAAGCAAAGAGAAGGATACTTATGATGAGGTAATTGCCGTTGATCTGCAGGTGTTATATCTTGCTCAACAATATTTTGGTGCTGTTCATTTTCTTTCGCTGGAGGTGGATAATAACACCAATGAATACTATAAAAAGATAGACCATTCAAAGATCAAGTCTGTTTTTGTGCAGAGCGAAATTCGATATGCTTATATGTTTCCGGGAAAAGATATAAGGCGGTTTATTGTACAGAATGCGCCGGATTATAAAGAGCTTGATCTGGCAGGACTGGAGCGAAAAGATTTCATCTGGGCAGGAGCTATTGATCGTCGGCTTGCCGTGTTAGAATGCCTTGAATTTTTTAATCAGCATCCTGATTTTAAGCTAGTTCTGAAAGGCGGCGGTGATTATAAAACAAAACGAATAATTGATGAAAAGTATGGCCATCTCTTGTCGTCTCAGCGGGTTGTGATCGACCAATCTTACCTGGATGCAGGGGAGTTTGTAAAATTTCTCTCAAGCTTCCGTATTGGTTTTTGTTTTTATGATTGGGACCTGATCAAAGCAAGTTTTAATTATCAAACGGCGCCTTCGGGTAAAATGTTTATGTACCTGGCAGCTGGCACTCCTGTTATTGCCTGTAAGATTCCGGGCTTTGACTTTGTTGAAAAATTCGGTTGTGGTGTGCTTATTCATAATTACGAACCTGCTACTATTGCTAATGCCGTGAAACTGATAGAAGCCGATCATAAAAAGTATTCAGATGCCTGTATTGAAGCAGCAAAGTATTTTAGTTTTGATAAAAGTGTAAATCCTTATCTTGAATTTTTGTTAACCCAGAGCCAATAA
- a CDS encoding FkbM family methyltransferase: MNWKRFAGKMFAAWQTLKSNVQPSYSQAGEDQVMRYLLYSCLGITQPTYLDIGTNHPFSCNNTFYFYKRGSRGVCIEPDIQFSDLIKRHRKEDVFIEAGVGVSNINEADFFVFPGQYCGWSTFSKEEAESREKESGIKIKEVRKMPLVSINDVMGKYFSGWPNLISLDVEGLDLDILKSLDFEKYKPEVICVESITFSTVNKETKISEIAEFVTSKGYFVFADTHVNTIFCRTDAFNKKG, from the coding sequence ATGAACTGGAAACGATTTGCAGGAAAAATGTTTGCTGCCTGGCAAACCCTGAAAAGCAATGTGCAACCCAGTTATTCACAGGCCGGAGAAGACCAGGTGATGCGTTATCTTCTTTACAGTTGTTTAGGTATTACACAACCAACTTATCTTGATATTGGCACTAATCATCCTTTCAGTTGCAATAACACATTTTATTTTTACAAAAGAGGTAGCAGGGGTGTTTGTATCGAACCGGATATACAGTTCTCTGATTTGATCAAACGACACAGGAAGGAAGATGTTTTTATTGAAGCTGGTGTTGGTGTTTCAAATATCAATGAAGCTGATTTTTTTGTTTTTCCTGGTCAATATTGTGGCTGGAGTACATTTTCAAAAGAAGAAGCAGAAAGCAGGGAAAAAGAGAGCGGTATTAAAATAAAGGAAGTGAGGAAGATGCCACTGGTAAGTATCAATGATGTAATGGGTAAATATTTTTCAGGTTGGCCCAACCTCATATCATTGGATGTAGAGGGGCTGGACCTTGATATATTAAAATCATTGGACTTTGAAAAATATAAACCCGAAGTGATTTGTGTGGAGAGCATCACATTCAGCACAGTGAATAAGGAAACAAAGATCAGTGAAATAGCAGAGTTCGTAACTTCAAAAGGATATTTTGTATTTGCAGATACACATGTAAATACTATTTTTTGCAGAACAGATGCATTCAATAAAAAAGGATAA
- a CDS encoding glycosyltransferase family 2 protein, producing the protein MPEKYKASVAICTYNRLSLLKLCIESIAALKTPPDLFEVLIIDNNSTDGTEEFCKTVSQHYPNHQWRYIKEINQGIAFARTRGAKEATGDIVAYIDDDCLAEANWLDEITSFYDSNAEAMSTGGRIIPKYLVPVADWFGKYFWGLVGSYDLGKSVFQMKSVRYPSGANMHFRKAAFEKYGYFDGNLGRSGKSLMAGEEKAMYLKLIHANEKVFYLPHVIVHHHVEGNKFDKEYVKRHSMGIGGSERLMNKGSFLKLSLKFLEYFAKLGYAIAYGFTYLLQGKPDKMWMLIKFRWWVIEGFLNPEKTKR; encoded by the coding sequence ATGCCGGAAAAATACAAAGCTTCTGTTGCCATCTGCACCTATAACAGGCTCAGCCTGCTGAAACTTTGTATTGAAAGTATTGCGGCTTTAAAAACTCCTCCTGACTTGTTCGAGGTTTTGATAATCGATAATAACAGCACTGACGGAACCGAAGAGTTTTGCAAAACAGTATCTCAACACTATCCAAACCATCAATGGCGATATATTAAGGAAATCAACCAGGGTATTGCATTTGCCCGTACCCGTGGCGCTAAAGAAGCAACCGGGGATATCGTTGCTTACATCGATGATGATTGCCTCGCTGAAGCCAACTGGCTTGATGAGATAACCAGTTTTTACGATAGCAATGCAGAAGCAATGAGTACAGGTGGAAGAATAATTCCAAAATATCTTGTTCCGGTTGCTGACTGGTTTGGAAAATATTTTTGGGGACTTGTGGGCAGTTATGATCTGGGTAAATCTGTTTTTCAAATGAAAAGTGTTCGTTATCCTTCCGGGGCAAATATGCATTTTCGGAAAGCTGCTTTTGAGAAATATGGATATTTTGATGGTAATCTTGGCCGCAGTGGAAAAAGCCTGATGGCAGGTGAAGAAAAAGCGATGTATTTAAAACTCATCCATGCAAATGAAAAAGTTTTCTATCTGCCGCATGTAATCGTTCATCATCATGTCGAGGGAAATAAGTTTGATAAAGAATATGTAAAACGCCACAGCATGGGTATTGGCGGCAGTGAACGATTGATGAATAAAGGTTCTTTTCTTAAACTCTCACTTAAATTCCTGGAATACTTTGCTAAACTTGGCTATGCAATTGCCTATGGATTTACTTATTTATTACAGGGCAAGCCTGATAAAATGTGGATGCTGATAAAATTCAGATGGTGGGTGATCGAAGGATTTTTAAACCCGGAGAAAACGAAGAGGTGA